In one window of Arcobacter sp. F155 DNA:
- a CDS encoding TRAP transporter large permease subunit, translating to MIGIVMFFTALFMLIIGFPVAFTFAAVSVFFGIFAGFYEIFAYAEEGTAIAQLISEGWVEGIAMFDYMPFRIYSIQQSTILMAIPMFIFMGIVLQKTGLAEKLLESMGFLFGEIRGGVAISTVLVGTLLAASTGVVGASVVAMGVISLPVMLKYKYNTELATGTICASGTLGQIIPPSIVLIILGDVFQVPVGDLFKAAVGPGLTLVAAYILFILVVSYVKKDFAPAIPADPSRGDKKKQVVRALIDIIPSLTLIILVLGSIFAGIATPTESAAVGCIGAILLAVLYRTFAVSMVKEAALESVKVTSMVFGILIGATAFSMVFSYTGGEEIVEHVMMSLPGDGKWGFIIFTMLAILVLGFFIDFIEISYIIVPILLPVAMALDINPVWFAILIAMNLQTSFLTPPFGFSLFYLKGCAPASVRTAQIYRGVLPFIVIQVIVLCIVAFYPEFFGMSADM from the coding sequence ATGATTGGTATAGTAATGTTCTTTACTGCACTGTTTATGCTAATTATTGGATTTCCAGTAGCATTTACATTTGCAGCAGTTTCAGTATTTTTTGGTATCTTCGCAGGGTTCTATGAAATCTTTGCTTATGCAGAAGAAGGTACAGCTATAGCGCAACTTATCTCTGAGGGATGGGTTGAAGGTATAGCAATGTTTGATTATATGCCTTTTAGAATCTACTCTATTCAGCAAAGTACTATTTTAATGGCAATTCCAATGTTCATCTTTATGGGAATTGTTTTACAAAAAACAGGACTTGCAGAAAAATTATTAGAATCTATGGGATTCTTATTTGGAGAGATTAGAGGTGGTGTTGCTATCTCTACAGTATTAGTTGGTACTTTACTTGCAGCTTCAACAGGTGTTGTTGGTGCTTCAGTTGTTGCGATGGGTGTTATTTCCCTTCCTGTAATGCTTAAGTATAAATATAATACAGAATTAGCTACAGGTACAATCTGTGCCTCAGGTACACTTGGACAGATTATTCCTCCTTCAATTGTATTAATTATTTTAGGGGATGTATTCCAAGTTCCAGTTGGTGACCTGTTTAAAGCAGCAGTTGGTCCTGGACTTACTTTAGTAGCAGCATATATTCTATTTATTCTTGTAGTTTCATATGTGAAAAAAGATTTTGCTCCTGCAATTCCAGCAGACCCAAGTAGAGGGGATAAGAAAAAACAAGTTGTAAGAGCTTTAATTGATATTATTCCATCATTAACTCTTATTATCTTAGTTCTTGGTTCTATTTTTGCAGGTATTGCAACTCCTACTGAATCAGCAGCTGTTGGATGTATTGGTGCAATTTTACTTGCAGTTTTATATAGAACATTTGCAGTTAGTATGGTAAAAGAAGCAGCTTTAGAGTCTGTTAAAGTAACTTCAATGGTATTTGGTATCTTAATTGGTGCAACAGCATTCTCTATGGTATTCTCTTATACTGGTGGAGAAGAGATTGTTGAGCATGTAATGATGAGTTTACCAGGTGATGGAAAATGGGGATTCATTATCTTTACAATGTTAGCAATCTTAGTTTTAGGATTCTTCATTGACTTTATTGAGATTTCTTATATTATTGTTCCAATTCTACTTCCAGTAGCAATGGCACTTGATATTAACCCTGTATGGTTCGCAATTTTAATTGCAATGAACTTACAAACATCGTTCTTAACACCACCATTTGGGTTCTCTCTGTTCTACTTAAAAGGGTGTGCACCAGCATCAGTTAGAACAGCACAAATCTACAGAGGGGTGTTACCATTTATTGTTATACAGGTAATTGTTCTATGTATCGTAGCATTCTATCCAGAATTCTTTGGAATGTCTGCAGATATGTAG
- a CDS encoding response regulator transcription factor, producing the protein MKILLLEDNKKLNATIKKRLELKGYKVFSYIDGQEALNNIDEGFSCFILDINVPNIDGINILKKIRSYYSEVPIIIISATVELDMIKEAYDFGCNDYLKKPFFIDELEIKVEKLCQVKDEKEHFDENSYFDYKSSTLCIDNEEQRLTKKERLLMNLFLTKKNQVLTYSAIESYVWEGSFASIESIRSLVRRLRKVVKKDYIHTVVDTGYIFKTD; encoded by the coding sequence ATGAAAATCCTACTACTTGAAGATAACAAAAAACTAAATGCAACTATTAAAAAAAGATTAGAGCTAAAAGGGTATAAAGTCTTTAGCTATATAGATGGGCAAGAGGCTTTAAACAACATAGATGAAGGTTTTTCTTGCTTTATTCTTGATATAAATGTGCCAAATATCGATGGAATAAATATCTTAAAAAAGATTAGAAGTTATTACAGTGAAGTTCCAATCATCATTATAAGTGCTACTGTTGAACTTGATATGATAAAAGAGGCTTACGACTTTGGATGTAATGACTATTTAAAAAAGCCATTCTTTATAGATGAGTTAGAGATAAAGGTTGAAAAACTTTGTCAAGTAAAAGATGAAAAAGAGCATTTTGATGAGAACTCATATTTTGATTATAAGTCTTCAACTTTATGTATAGATAATGAAGAACAAAGACTAACAAAAAAAGAGAGACTTCTAATGAATCTTTTTTTAACAAAGAAAAATCAAGTACTTACTTATTCTGCAATTGAAAGTTATGTTTGGGAAGGTTCATTTGCTTCAATTGAATCAATTAGATCTTTAGTTAGAAGACTAAGAAAAGTAGTAAAAAAAGATTACATTCATACAGTTGTAGATACAGGATATATTTTTAAAACTGACTAA
- a CDS encoding TRAP transporter small permease subunit → MLLKLEKGFNKFADFIGLITAIAMVLMILNVFYDVVMRYFFKSGSIAMQEMEWHFFSVIILLGVAYTLKEDGHVRVDLVYDRFSPQRKAMVNMVGAVLFILPIAILVGLSSINNAYEAYLSMEQSGDPGGLPYRWIVKGLIPLSFFLLIITTIGFFIRNLNIYKGLHPMDEYNLKGEIENLKCDLSEKKHHVVDIDPFENEDKKGDSK, encoded by the coding sequence ATGTTGTTAAAACTTGAGAAAGGATTCAATAAGTTTGCGGACTTTATTGGACTGATAACAGCAATAGCAATGGTTCTGATGATTTTAAACGTATTTTATGATGTAGTTATGAGATACTTTTTTAAATCAGGAAGTATTGCTATGCAAGAGATGGAATGGCATTTCTTCTCTGTAATTATACTTCTAGGAGTTGCTTATACTCTAAAAGAAGATGGTCACGTAAGAGTTGACTTAGTATATGATAGATTTAGCCCACAAAGAAAGGCAATGGTTAATATGGTAGGTGCTGTATTATTCATTTTACCAATTGCTATTTTAGTAGGACTTAGTTCAATTAACAATGCTTATGAAGCATATTTATCAATGGAGCAAAGTGGCGATCCAGGTGGTCTTCCATATAGATGGATTGTAAAAGGGCTTATTCCTTTATCTTTCTTTTTATTGATTATTACAACAATTGGATTCTTTATTAGAAATCTAAATATTTATAAAGGGTTACACCCAATGGATGAATATAATTTAAAAGGTGAGATTGAAAATCTAAAATGTGATTTAAGTGAGAAAAAACATCATGTTGTAGATATTGACCCTTTTGAGAATGAGGACAAAAAAGGAGATTCTAAATGA
- a CDS encoding TRAP transporter substrate-binding protein, with protein MKMFGKSTKLLMAAALIAGLGSEALAKKVYKWKLATTWGPTLSPFIDAPKNMAKLVEEMSDGRLVIRVDASNKHKAALGILDMVKGGQYDMGHSASYYWKGKDINTLPFSTMPFGMTTPEQYSWFYHGGGMELMKKVYKKHKVLSFPGGSSGNQMGGWFRTEINTVDDLKGLKMRIPGFAGEVMAKLGLTVTNIAPGELYTSLERGTIDALEWVGPGMDINMGFNKIAPYYYTGWHEPGLDLQFLVNERKFKKLPKDLQQILITAMRVSAYDMYIQNYHMSSEAWAKIEKDYPNIKIKTFPKPVMDAMKKANAELREEMVKGQPLLKEILDSQEAYQKKVREWTKMSDYIYLKDNL; from the coding sequence ATGAAGATGTTTGGTAAATCAACTAAACTACTTATGGCTGCAGCACTTATTGCGGGATTAGGTTCTGAAGCTTTAGCAAAAAAAGTATATAAATGGAAACTGGCAACTACTTGGGGGCCAACTTTATCACCATTTATTGACGCACCTAAAAATATGGCAAAACTTGTTGAAGAGATGTCTGATGGTAGACTTGTTATCAGAGTAGACGCTTCAAACAAACATAAAGCTGCACTTGGAATTCTAGATATGGTAAAAGGTGGTCAGTATGACATGGGTCACTCTGCATCATATTACTGGAAAGGTAAAGATATCAACACTTTACCATTTAGTACAATGCCATTTGGGATGACTACACCTGAACAATATTCATGGTTCTATCACGGTGGTGGTATGGAACTTATGAAAAAAGTTTATAAAAAACATAAAGTACTATCTTTCCCTGGTGGAAGTTCTGGAAATCAAATGGGTGGTTGGTTTAGAACAGAAATCAACACTGTTGACGATTTAAAAGGTCTTAAAATGAGAATCCCAGGATTTGCTGGTGAAGTTATGGCAAAACTAGGATTAACAGTAACAAATATTGCTCCAGGTGAATTATATACTTCACTTGAAAGAGGAACTATTGACGCATTAGAGTGGGTTGGGCCTGGAATGGACATCAACATGGGATTCAATAAAATTGCTCCTTACTACTATACAGGATGGCATGAGCCAGGATTAGATTTACAATTCTTAGTAAATGAGAGAAAATTCAAAAAGTTACCAAAAGATTTACAACAAATCTTAATTACTGCTATGAGAGTGTCTGCATATGATATGTATATTCAAAACTATCACATGAGTTCTGAAGCTTGGGCAAAAATTGAAAAAGATTATCCAAATATCAAAATCAAAACTTTCCCAAAACCAGTTATGGACGCTATGAAAAAAGCAAATGCTGAGTTAAGAGAAGAGATGGTTAAAGGTCAACCTTTATTAAAAGAGATTTTAGATTCTCAAGAAGCTTACCAAAAGAAAGTTAGAGAGTGGACTAAAATGTCTGATTATATCTACTTAAAAGACAACTTATAA
- a CDS encoding LUD domain-containing protein, producing the protein MTSKELILKNIRTNNVVQDTSLPDYSNFGLTFEDKHSHFSTMLESVGGKALFIKKEELEETIKSLYPDEKLITSNIEGFSLANFDANEEADPHNLKDIDLAVVKGEFAVAENGAVWVKNRDNRHRALYFIAQNIILVLEKSAIVNNMHEAYELISFGEPSYGAFISGPSKTADIEQSLVIGAHGPKSGYVIFVE; encoded by the coding sequence ATGACAAGTAAAGAATTAATATTAAAGAATATTAGAACTAACAATGTAGTTCAAGATACTAGTTTACCAGATTACTCAAACTTTGGCTTAACTTTTGAAGATAAACATTCACACTTTTCAACTATGCTTGAGTCAGTTGGTGGGAAAGCTTTATTTATAAAAAAAGAAGAGTTAGAAGAAACAATTAAATCTTTATATCCAGATGAAAAACTTATAACTTCAAATATTGAAGGTTTTTCATTAGCAAATTTTGATGCAAATGAGGAAGCAGACCCACATAATCTAAAAGATATTGATTTAGCTGTTGTTAAAGGTGAGTTTGCAGTTGCTGAAAATGGTGCTGTTTGGGTTAAAAATAGAGACAACAGACACAGAGCTTTATATTTTATTGCACAAAATATCATTCTTGTATTAGAAAAAAGTGCAATTGTAAACAATATGCATGAAGCTTATGAATTAATCTCATTTGGTGAGCCTTCTTATGGAGCGTTTATTAGTGGTCCTTCAAAAACTGCTGATATTGAACAGTCATTGGTAATTGGAGCGCACGGTCCAAAATCAGGATATGTAATTTTTGTAGAATAG
- a CDS encoding ABC transporter substrate binding protein: MRLLLILLLFLSSLFASKEVLLLHSYHKGYKWSDDISLEIEKKFKNEKDIDLTTIYMDTKHVATPNYLNKLAQLYKEQFSTRNFDLIIVSDNNAFEFAIRYHEYLFKDLPILFCGINNFDKALLGENNMKEYMTGVVEQVDLEKNFELILRMQPELEKLLIINDKSKTGLAVKRDLRPVIEKYSEKIDIEYVDNLDIDNLKKKVVNLDKKKSALLFVLLFKDKTGKFFTYKQSFKKIYEVSQVPTYGLWDFYLDYGMVGGLLTSAKAQGEAVANMTLQVLNGKSVKEIPVIEKSPNRYIFDYKELDRFDLSVENILKEYELINEPHGFFRKYTKLVVVIIIIIGILLIMVFSMKANIQRRMRVEKDLQNRIKFDKVLLDTLPNAIYYKNKDGKFLGCNKAFSELLNIPKKDVIGKTAKDFFAPDIARKNEAVDKKLLRTFGTDTSEITLHLSDNQMKHIIIKKAVYLDNDSSIGGIVCIMDDITERIQQKQFLIQQGKLAEMGDMVAAIAHQWNEPLVELSAEVQDIQTSFLLGELKNSQVQEFVNDSMVQIKYMSKTLSDFRNFLKPSTKKIIFSIKNSFEEIFEIIGKQIFYSNINMKVNYNYEGDDLLIYGYENEFKQVLLNLINNAKNKIIDKQTNVKYNLTINVDESKKYNIIEIIDDGGNIEANIIDKIFEPYFTTKKRGTGFGLYMAKVIVEDKMNGQITVQNKDENVVFTIKLPKKEAQNENPTT, translated from the coding sequence TTGAGATTACTGTTAATTTTATTACTGTTTTTAAGTTCTTTATTCGCTTCTAAAGAGGTGTTGTTACTTCATTCTTATCATAAAGGATACAAATGGAGTGATGATATCTCTTTAGAAATAGAGAAGAAGTTTAAAAATGAAAAAGACATAGACCTTACTACTATTTACATGGATACAAAACATGTAGCTACACCTAATTACTTAAATAAATTAGCACAACTTTACAAAGAACAATTTTCAACAAGAAATTTTGACCTTATCATTGTTAGTGATAATAATGCTTTTGAGTTTGCAATAAGATACCATGAGTACCTCTTTAAAGATTTACCAATACTATTTTGTGGAATCAATAATTTCGATAAAGCTTTACTTGGCGAAAACAATATGAAAGAGTATATGACAGGGGTAGTTGAACAAGTTGATTTAGAGAAAAACTTTGAACTTATTCTTCGTATGCAACCAGAACTAGAAAAACTACTTATAATAAATGATAAATCAAAAACAGGACTTGCAGTAAAAAGAGACTTAAGGCCTGTAATTGAGAAGTATTCTGAAAAGATAGATATCGAGTATGTAGATAATTTAGATATTGATAATCTAAAAAAGAAGGTTGTAAATCTAGATAAAAAGAAGAGTGCACTTTTATTTGTACTTTTATTTAAAGACAAAACAGGAAAATTTTTTACCTATAAACAGAGTTTTAAAAAAATATATGAAGTAAGCCAAGTTCCCACATATGGACTTTGGGATTTTTATTTAGATTATGGAATGGTTGGAGGTTTATTAACTTCTGCAAAGGCTCAAGGTGAAGCAGTTGCAAATATGACCTTACAAGTTTTAAATGGCAAAAGTGTAAAAGAAATTCCTGTTATAGAAAAATCTCCAAATAGATATATTTTTGACTATAAAGAGTTAGATAGATTTGATTTAAGTGTTGAAAATATTTTAAAAGAGTATGAGCTTATAAATGAACCCCATGGTTTTTTTAGAAAATATACAAAGTTAGTAGTAGTTATAATCATAATTATTGGAATCCTTTTAATTATGGTTTTTTCTATGAAAGCAAATATTCAAAGAAGAATGAGAGTTGAGAAAGACCTACAAAATAGAATTAAGTTTGATAAAGTTTTATTAGATACTTTACCAAATGCAATTTACTATAAAAATAAAGATGGAAAGTTTTTAGGTTGCAATAAAGCCTTTTCTGAACTTTTAAATATTCCAAAAAAAGATGTGATTGGAAAAACAGCTAAAGATTTCTTTGCCCCTGATATTGCAAGAAAAAATGAAGCAGTTGATAAAAAGCTATTAAGAACTTTTGGAACAGATACTTCAGAGATAACTTTACACCTATCTGACAATCAAATGAAACATATAATTATCAAAAAAGCTGTTTATCTAGATAATGATAGTTCTATTGGTGGAATTGTATGTATTATGGATGATATAACAGAGCGAATTCAGCAAAAGCAGTTTTTAATACAACAAGGTAAGTTAGCTGAAATGGGTGATATGGTTGCAGCAATTGCCCACCAATGGAATGAGCCACTTGTAGAGCTTTCTGCTGAGGTTCAAGATATTCAGACATCATTTTTATTAGGAGAGTTAAAAAACTCTCAGGTTCAAGAGTTTGTTAATGATTCAATGGTGCAAATAAAATATATGTCAAAAACATTAAGTGATTTTAGAAACTTTTTAAAACCTTCTACAAAAAAGATTATCTTCTCAATTAAAAACTCTTTTGAAGAGATTTTTGAGATTATTGGAAAACAGATTTTCTACTCGAATATTAATATGAAAGTAAACTATAACTACGAAGGTGATGATTTACTTATTTATGGTTATGAAAATGAGTTTAAACAGGTTTTATTAAATCTTATAAACAATGCAAAAAATAAAATTATAGATAAACAAACAAATGTAAAATACAATTTAACAATTAATGTAGATGAAAGTAAAAAATATAATATAATAGAAATAATTGATGATGGTGGAAATATTGAAGCAAATATCATTGATAAAATTTTCGAGCCATATTTTACTACTAAAAAAAGAGGTACTGGCTTTGGTCTTTATATGGCAAAGGTAATTGTTGAAGATAAGATGAATGGGCAAATTACAGTACAAAATAAAGACGAGAATGTAGTCTTTACTATAAAACTTCCAAAGAAAGAGGCACAAAATGAAAATCCTACTACTTGA